The genomic segment ATTGCTCGAGCGCCTGGACGTAGTCCTGCTTCGGTTGATCGATGGCGGTCAGCCGTTGGGCCATCGGCTCGATGCTCTGCTGCTCGCCATCGAGCAGAAGGCCGCGAAGGTACGTCATGCACCAGAACGTCCGCTCCCTGCGACCGATGCCCGACGCGATGTCGGACACGTACCCCTCGAGATCCC from the Planctomycetota bacterium genome contains:
- a CDS encoding transposase; the protein is MKTRKLEKLKRDLEGYVSDIASGIGRRERTFWCMTYLRGLLLDGEQQSIEPMAQRLTAIDQPKQDYVQALEQFVKTNSLLHLMDEVPGAQFR